The Malus domestica chromosome 10, GDT2T_hap1 genome contains a region encoding:
- the LOC103412204 gene encoding UPF0481 protein At3g47200-like, whose protein sequence is MTSPSTSSSSLSTANNGGRDGDVVIQMASSDAINITQLTSSMEESLKSVEKTDWLLRPSAGMRSCCIFKVPQWLVEVNGQTYHPHIVSIGPYHHGKPDLEMMQQHKWRYLRELLARTPPTGPTLADYLQLVAFKEEDIRGCYSETRKLSKSELVQMMVVDGLFIIEIFFRVERLSERDPCVDPDDAIFNLNWLLPKLMLDLLRLENQIPFFVLEMLFNQSKPSRPNCDEYSSLSKASLKFFNFAVLQRSDEDLEKYYHLGGVHLLDLIRKTYIHDIPHPPRGNAFESVDKIRSVKKLHQAGIKFKKGEAASFLDIKFRNGVLEVPQMTVDDLRVHLFLNFVAFEQCYNHCHKHITTYAVFMNCLNGTPADTSFLCDRNIIENYLGSDEEVTHFFKNLGKDAAFDINASYLLQLFKDVNEHCNNVWNVQWAGFMLTYFDTPWSFMSASAVLIALLLTAIQTVLAIYASDGPGGHGGRQ, encoded by the coding sequence ATGACCTCACCATCAACATCAAGCTCAAGTTTATCAACAGCAAACAATGGAGGTAGAGACGGGGATGTGGTCATTCAAATGGCATCCTCGGACGCCATTAATATAACTCAGCTGACGTCGTCAATGGAGGAAAGTCTCAAGTCAGTCGAGAAAACAGATTGGCTACTTCGCCCATCAGCTGGTATGAGATCTTGCTGCATCTTCAAAGTACCCCAATGGTTGGTCGAAGTCAACGGCCAGACCTACCACCCGCATATAGTCTCCATCGGTCCATATCACCACGGCAAGCCAGATCTAGAGATGATGCAGCAACACAAATGGAGATATCTTCGCGAATTACTTGCTCGAACACCACCAACTGGCCCCACACTTGCTGATTACTTGCAGCTTGTAGCTTTTAAGGAGGAAGACATACGAGGGTGCTATTCTGAGACCCGCAAGTTGAGCAAAAGCGAGCTCGTTCAGATGATGGTTGTAGACGGTCTCTTCATTATCGAAATCTTCTTCAGAGTTGAACGTTTATCAGAAAGAGATCCATGCGTTGATCCGGACGACGCCATCTTTAACTTGAATTGGTTACTGCCTAAGCTCATGCTAGACCTTCTTCGGCTAGAAAACCAAATTCCTTTCTTCGTTCTTGAAATGTTATTTAATCAATCGAAACCTTCAAGACCGAACTGTGATGAGTACTCATCCCTTAGCAAGGCTTCTTTAAAATTCTTCAATTTTGCAGTGCTACAAAGATCTGATGAAGACTTGGAAAAATATTATCATCTAGGAGGAGTACATCTACTCGATTTAATTCGCAAGACTTATATCCACGATattcctcatcctcctcgagGAAATGCTTTCGAGTCAGTTGATAAGATTCGATCAGTGAAAAAGCTTCATCAAGCGGGAATTAAGTTTAAGAAAGGGGAGGCAGCCAGCTTCTTAGATATCAAATTCCGCAACGGAGTGCTAGAAGTTCCGCAGATGACAGTGGACGATCTCCGTGTCCATCTATTCCTGAATTTCGTTGCATTTGAACAATGTTATAACCATTGCCACAAGCACATAACCACTTATGCTGTATTCATGAACTGCCTCAACGGCACGCCTGCGGATACAAGCTTCCTCTGTGACAGGAACATTATCGAGAATTATCTTGGATCCGACGAggaggtcactcatttcttcaaaaaTCTTGGCAAAGATGCGGCTTTCGACATCAATGCGAGTTACTTGCTGCAATTATTCAAGGATGTGAATGAGCACTGCAATAATGTTTGGAACGTGCAATGGGCAGGTTTTATGTTGACGTATTTTGATACCCCTTGGTCTTTTATGTCTGCCTCAGCTGTTTTAATTGCCTTATTACTTACCGCAATCCAAACTGTTTTAGCCATTTATGCATCTGACGGTCCAGGGGGGCATGGCGGAAGGCAGTAG